In Bactrocera oleae isolate idBacOlea1 chromosome 5, idBacOlea1, whole genome shotgun sequence, a genomic segment contains:
- the LOC138857267 gene encoding GPI inositol-deacylase-like yields MGAVVSQAVLRDPEFSESINTILSLSSPINKPILILDEKIHAFYKSINKNISVGRSSLKLNKNSNFCCATCSRLLLNNHTNYEDQNLKNVLIITIGGGNRDVLVPAGFTISKYSDIHAMTMSIPKVWLSCDHLSAVWCLQLVQVINRYMFDISVSDKQNFVYFTKDRIRREQAALTNFVKSNIMQSKEINIEQEGRHNSVWREDTLRVFSKGFKEGPRSNFIQLIPIRKHKKHTKLCIDVTQLESDDFLFGCTVKSRLNNDFFCQNKVSLSYNFQILPSIKNKIRSVAILDINNLKNTYVNWTHVGFFARASRKPKMYNVDIFNPAERNVVFKFPRWSTFQKSNLVNESSQGTLYYKLLVQGVEETFPTIELRIVPLSCMGDLNSIIIKMCIPWAPGFNKYQIIRDPSTEVFYMNVPVSSPVGYNSSMNPISLEIFLDPLCRYQISYKFSIVGTMSRIAQQFFHWLPSHLTAVILVILKNQISKLHEESSTKGV; encoded by the exons ATGGGAGCTGTAGTATCACAAGCAGTTTTAAGAGATCCAGAATTTTCTGAATCCATCAATACCATACTATCCTTATCTTCTCCTATAAATAAGCCTATTTTAATTCTTGATGAAAAAATACATgcattttataaaagtataaacaaaaatatatctgTGGGCCGGTcctctttaaaattaaataaaaattcgaatttttgtTGCGCTACATGTAGTCGTCTTCTGTTAAACAATCATACAAATTACGAAgatcaaaatttgaaaaatgtattgatAATCACAATTGGTGGTGGTAATCGTGACGTACTGGTTCCAGCTGGCTttacaatttcaaaatatagtGACATACATGCAATG aCAATGTCAATACCTAAAGTTTGGTTAAGCTGTGATCATTTGTCCGCAGTCTGGTGTCTTCAGCTGGTGCAGGTTATTAATAGATATATGTTTGATATCTCTGTCAGTGACAAGCAAAATTTCGTTTACTTTACTAAGGATAGAATACGTCGGGAGCAGGCTGCACTTACTAACTTCGTG aaatcaaatataatgcaatcaaaagaaataaacattGAACAGGAAGGTAGACATAACAGTGTATGGCGAGAAGACACTTTAAGAGTCTTTTCGAAAGGATTTAAAGAAGGACCCAGAagtaattttatacaattaattccaATACGGAAACATAAAAAGCACACG aaattatgcATTGATGTTACTCAATTGGAGTCTGATGACTTTTTATTTGGATGCACTGTAAAGTCTAGATTAAATAACGATTTCTTCTG CCAAAAcaaagtttcactttcttataattttcaaatattgccatcgattaaaaataaaattcgttcAGTGGCAATACTAGATATAAACAACTTGAAGAATACATACGTAAATTGGACCCATGTTGGTTTTTTCGCTCGTGCTTCTCGCAAACCG AAAATGTATAACGTTGATATATTTAATCCCGCGGAGAGAAATGTGGTCTTTAAATTTCCTCGCTGGTCcacttttcaaaaatcaaatctgGTAAATGAAAGCTCACAGGGAACACTTTACTATAAACTCTTAGTTCAAG GTGTTGAAGAAACGTTTCCAACTATTGAATTGAGAATTGTACCGTTATCTTGTATGGGCGATCTGAATTCAATTATCATTAAAATGTGTATACCCTGGGCACCAGGATTTAACAAATATCAAATTATTCG AGATCCTTCAACAGAAGTATTTTATATGAATGTTCCTGTTTCTAGTCCGGTTGGCTATAATTCATCAATGAATCCGATttctttagaaatatttttggatCCACTTTGTCGCTATCAAATAAG TTACAAATTTTCGATTGTGGGCACAATGTCAAGGATAGCTCAACAGTTTTTTCACTGGCTGCCGTCTCATCTGACAGCTGTTATATTGGTTATCCTGAAGAATCAAATAAGCAAACTCCATGAGGAATCAAGTACGAAAGGTGTTTGA